In a single window of the Arachis hypogaea cultivar Tifrunner chromosome 6, arahy.Tifrunner.gnm2.J5K5, whole genome shotgun sequence genome:
- the LOC112696787 gene encoding nuclear-pore anchor gives MPLFLSDEEFARCSGDSATVAAKADAYIRSLLQELDTLRARSHAADINAEQNCSLVEQKFLTLASDFSSLQYRVSELESDIERRNRDLVDVRSQNHQVQLQLVEKDREIERLRTEISEVHKSKRQLIELNDQKDLELSEKNATIKSYLDKIVHLSENAAQKEARISELEAELGRSKAACTRFEQEKEILERQNAWLNDELTDKVNSYFELRKKHTELDADMSSKLADVERQFSECSKSLQWNKDRVRELETQLISLQEDLISAKDAAAANEERLSAELSTVNKLNDLYKESSEEWSRKAADLEGVIQAIESQLKQVEDDYKERLEKEVTSRNQAEKEAADLKGKLERLEAEIEARKKTTEPSDHSLGTFAAEPWTASIEDDNMADENNLLVPKIPVGVSGTALAASLLRDGWSLAKMYAKYQEAVDALRHEQLGRKESEAILHRILYELEEKAEAIILERAEHEKMVEAYSSMNQKLQNSLTENANLEKSIQELKADLRRHERDYNLAQKEIDDLQKQVTLLLKECRDIQLRCGSIGYDIVEDVANIASRTSMETEAEKIISEHLLTFKDINGLVEQNVQLRSLVRSLSGQIENQEVEFKERLELELKKHSDEAAAKVAAVLQRAEEQGRMIESLHTSVAMYKRLYEEEHSIHLSQTHSSDAHTVVKDVGRNDLAALIDSSQEVAKRSLEKAAERVRCLEEDLAKARSDIIVLRSERDKMELQAKFSKERLDSFMKEFEHQKAEANSILARNVEFSQLIVDYQRKLRESSGSLNAAEELSRRVTMEFSVLKLENEVLSNAEKRASDEVRSLSERVQRLQASLGTIQSAEEVREEARAAERVKQEEYIKKLEREWAEAKRDLQEERENMRRLMQDRDQTIKNTMRQVEDLSKELANALRAVASAESRAAVAEAKLSGLQRKMGSVDDKVSEKVGVSGLPSSSSDEVDGELQTAKAEIEKLKEEADAIKAHMLQYKSIAEVNEDALKRIETAHENYKVEAENEKKALEAEVHSLREKVAELENETSLKCEEVASASAGKDQALASALAEITNLKEEILAKCSQISAMEVQMSGFKEQLDGEHKKWRAAQDNYERQVILQSETIQELKSTSEALAMLQGEASELRKLADAQKIENSQLKAKWEEEKTLLEKARNDAEKKYDEINEQNKILHSHLEALHIRRAEKERNAAGISSGSSSADTIGDAGLQAVMTYLRNSKEISETEVSALKQEKLRLQLQLEGALKAVESAHASVEAERAKSKSCLSTEEEFKSLQLQVREMNLLRESNMQLREENKHNFEECQKLRELAHKARAEVENLENLLREREMELALCKNEIEGLKREKDDLRHKVSELLERSKNIDMEDYDRSKKLVRDLQERLKEKDSKLDEMGKTLSVKQDSVARLEQDLSNCRAELVEREKRINDISQSEVSLKHEVDRQKKMLGSLKNKNELLSKEVQQLSKQLDEIKQGKRLTTDTTGDHAMKEEKDTRIQILEKTVERQRDELKKEREENRMEKNRRIKTEKAIKDSYSNIEQEKAKFINELERHKEALKRLSEEVEKVKDVGSLPEGANAVQLLSGTNVDDLAAPYVSAVESFQKEAHSVFSELGDHLNLGDATTVMDTSAAATASVVHAPTSSVVSLPAVGVSGLPPKATTDTDKRPTFSRPSAEPRKTGRKLVRPRLVKPDEPQGDTEMSDAEGSGKPGPSEGEPQTGFAPSQPVARKRVAPTSTSELREESVAVGEKNSETPMLKKSKGSESPGDSGEDQPATTPELNGTNQASEELERGELPQGQNAGVVEAQNEDGEIPVGKDEEANDPQNLDGTNQEELHDDKPIDLEENQDQAAEVKMGSDDMQRDQIEPENQPSLFAVAGEREEGELLPETGELEGGNEENQDSREGQPEPVRTPEPVRTPEPSPTRADDEALEAGEINSPVLSGDDKNDEGELTEEAGDTLDKASDVNESTAVETSTAVESDQVAEPTPSASEVAPATIAVESSSSRIVTRQATIHGSAPPETDDVKQTSPLNSSSTTINLLERARERAQLRQAGVVSTGGRARGRVLRGRGVRGRGRRPPTSES, from the exons ATGCCTTTGTTCCTCTCAGACGAGGAGTTCGCGCGGTGCTCCGGCGACAGCGCCACTGTTGCGGCAAAGGCTGACGCCTACATCCGCAGCCTTCTCCAGGAGCTCGACACGCTCCGCGCCCGGTCACACGCCGCCGATATCAACGCCGAGCAGAACTGCTCCCTCGTCGAGCAGAAGTTCCTAACCCTCGCCTCCGACTTCTCCTCCCTCCAGTACCGTGTCTCTGAACTCGAGTCCGATATCGAACGGCGAAACCGTGACCTCGTAGACGTACGATCGCAGAACCACCAAGTCCAGCTCCAATTG GTTGAGAAGGATAGGGAGATAGAGAGGTTGAGGACGGAGATTAGCGAGGTTCACAAATCAAAGAGGCAGCTGATTGAGCTCAATGATCAGAAGGATTTGGAGCTTAGTGAGAAAAATGCTACCATCAAGAGCTACCTTGATAAGATT GTTCATTTGAGTGAGAATGCTGCTCAGAAGGAGGCCCGAATAAGTGAACTTGAAGCAGAGCTGGGAAGGTCTAAGGCTGCTTGTACTCGCTTTGAACAG GAGAAGGAGATTCTTGAGAGACAGAATGCTTGGCTTAATGATGAGTTGACAGATAAAGTTAATAGTTACTTTGAGCTTCGAAAGAAACACACAGAATTGGACGCTGACATGTCTTCCAAGCTTGCAGAT GTTGAGAGGCAATTTAGTGAATGCTCAAAATCTCTGCAGTGGAATAAGGATAGAGTGAGGGAACTAGAAACACAACTTATATCCTTGCAAGAG GATTTAATTTCAGCTAAAGATGCTGCAGCAGCAAATGAAGAGCGATTATCAGCTGAACTTTCCACT gtTAACAAGCTCAATGATCTATATAAAGAGAGTTCTGAGGAGTGGTCAAGAAAAGCAGCAGATTTAGAGGGAGTGATCCAAGCAATAGAG TCTCAACTAAAGCAAGTTGAAGATGATTATAAAGAGAGATTGGAGAAGGAAGTAACTTCTAGAAATCAGGCAGAAAAG GAGGCTGCTGATTTAAAAGGAAAGCTTGAGAGACTTGAAGCTGAAAttgaggcaagaaagaaaacaacTGAGCCAAGTGATCATTCACTCGGCACTTTTGCTGCTGAACC GTGGACGGCATCAATTGAAGATGATAATATGGCAGATGAAAATAATTTGCTTGTCCCAAAAATTCCTGTTGGTGTCTCTGGGACAGCATTAGCTGCTTCACTCCTGAGAGATGGATGGAGT TTGGCCAAAATGTATGCAAAATATCAAGAAGCTGTTGATGCACTGAGACATGAGCAATTGGGTAGAAAGGAGTCAGAGGCAATCTTGCATCGG ATTCTGTATGAGTTAGAGGAGAAGGCTGAAGCTATTATACTTGAAAGAG CGGAACATGAAAAGATGGTTGAAGCATACTCCTCAATGAACCAAAAATTGCAGAACTCCTTGACTGAAAATGCTAACTTGGAGAAAAGTATTCAAGAACTGAAG GCTGACCTTAGAAGGCATGAACGGGATTATAACCTTGCACAGAAAGAAATTGATGACCTTCAAAAACAG GTGACATTACTTCTGAAGGAATGCCGAGATATACAACTTCGTTGTGGATCCATTGGGTATGATATTGTTGAAGATGTTGCAAATATAGCTTCAAGGACAAGTATGGAGACGGAAGCTGAAAAAATAATCTCAGAGCACCTT TTAACCTTCAAGGATATTAATGGTCTAGTTGAGCAGAATGTTCAACTTAGAAGTCTTGTTCGTAGTCTTTCTGGCCAGATTGAGAATCAGGAGGTGGAGTTTAAG GAGAGGTTGGAACTAGAGCTGAAAAAACATTCCGATGAAGCTGCTGCAAAGGTTGCTGCTGTTCTGCAGAGAGCTGAAGAGCAAGGGCGCATGATTGAATCACTTCATACATCA GTTGCCATGTACAAGAGGTTGTATGAGGAAGAGCATAGTATTCATTTATCCCAGACCCATTCTTCAGACGCTCATACag TTGTCAAAGATGTCGGTAGAAATGACCTTGCTGCTTTAATTGATAGTTCACAG GAAGTGGCTAAGAGGTCCTTGGAAAAAGCTGCAGAGCGTGTTAGATGCCTTGAGGAAGATTTAGCAAAGGCTAG GAGTGATATTATTGTATTACGATCAGAACGTGATAAAATGGAACTCCAGGCGAAGTTTTCTAAAGAGAGACTCGATAGTTTTATGAAAGAGTTTGAACACCAG AAAGCTGAAGCAAATAGCATTTTAGCAAGAAATGTGGAATTTTCTCAGCTTATTGTTGATTACCAACGAAAATTACGTGAAAGTTCCGGGTCATTGAATGCTGCTGAGGAGCTTTCAAGAAGAGTTACTATGGAG TTCTCTGTTTTAAAGCTTGAAAACGAAGTATTATCAAATGCTGAAAAGAGAGCATCTGATGAGGTTCGTAGTTTATCCGAAAGGGTGCAGCGCCTGCAG GCTAGCCTGGGTACCATACAAAGTGCTGAGGAAGTTCGAGAG GAGGCAAGAGCTGCAGAGAGGGTAAAACAGGAAGAGTATATAAAGAAATTAGAG AGGGAATGGGCAGAGGCCAAGAGAGACTTACAAGAAGAGCGGGAAAATATGCGGAGACTCATGCAAGACCGTGATCAAACCATAAAGAACACTATGCGGCAGGTTGAGGATTTGAGCAAAGAGTTAGCTAATGCATTGCGTGCTGTTGCATCTGCTGAATCTAGGGCTGCTGTGGCTGAG GCAAAACTCTCTGGCCTTCAAAGAAAAATGGGCTCCGTTGACGATAAG GTTTCTGAAAAGGTTGGTGTAAGTGGACTTCCCTCTAGCTCAAGTGATGAG GTTGATGGTGAACTACAAACAGCAAAAGCGGAGATTGAAAAATTGAAAGAGGAAGCTGATGCTATCAAAGCTCACATGCTACag TATAAGAGCATTGCTGAGGTTAATGAAGATGCACTCAAGCGCATAGAAACTGCGCATGAGAACTACAAAGTAGAG GCTGAGAATGAAAAGAAGGCTTTAGAAGCTGAAGTTCATTCACTTAGAGAGAAGGTGGCAGAGCTTGAAAATGAAACTAGTCTGAAATGTGAAGAAGTGGCTTCAGCAAGTGCAGGCAAAGACCAGGCTCTTGCATCCGCTTTGGCTGAAATCACAAATTTGAAGGAAGAAATTTTAGCCAAATG TTCTCAAATATCAGCAATGGAAGTTCAAATGTCTGGCTTTAAAGAACAGCTGGATGGGGAGCATAAGAAGTGGCGTGCTGCTCAAGACAATTATGAAAGACAG GTTATTCTCCAATCCGAAACAATTCAAGAGTTGAAAAGCACATCTGAAGCATTAGCCATGCTGCAGGGTGAGGCATCTGAATTACGAAAACTAGCTGATGCTCAGAAAATTGAAAAT AGTCAACTGAAGGCTAAGTGGGAAGAGGAGAAGACATTGCTTGAGAAGGCAAGAAATGATGCTGAGAAGAAATATGATGAAATAAATGAGCAG AATAAAATACTTCATAGCCATCTTGAAGCTTTGCATATTCGGAGGGCAGAGAAGGAACGCAATGCTGCTGGTATATCATCTGGAAGTAGTAGTGCAGATACAATTGGTGATGCTGGTCTTCAAGCTGTGATGACTTATCTCCGGAATTCAAAAGAAATT TCAGAAACAGAAGTGTCAGCTTTGAAACAGGAAAAGCTGCGGCTACAGTTGCAG CTTGAGGGTGCTTTAAAGGCAGTTGAATCTGCACATGCATCAGTAGAGGCTGAGCGTGCAAAGTCAAAATCATGCTTGTCCACTGAAGAAGAGTTTAAATCATTGCAACTTCAG GTTAGGGAGATGAACTTACTTCGTGAGAGCAACATGCAGCTTAGGGAAGAAAATAAGCATAATTTTGAGGAGTGCCAG AAATTGCGTGAACTAGCACATAAAGCAAGAGCTGAGGTTGAAAATCTAGAGAACCTTCTGAGAGAAAGAGAAATGGAGTTGGCCCTTTGTAAGAACGAAATTGAAGGACTAAAAAGGGAGAAAGATGATCTCCGTCATAAGGTTTCTGAG TTGCTTGAAAGGAGTAAAAACATTGATATGGAGGATTATGATCGAAGCAAGAAACTTGTTCGAGATTTGCAG GAAAGACTCAAAGAAAAGGATTCTAAACTAGACGAAATGGGGAAAACTCTTTCTGTAAAGCAGGATTCAGTTGCACGTTTGGAGCAAGACCTATCAAATTGCAGAGCGGAACTAgtggagagagaaaagagaattaaTGATATTTCACAATCTGAG GTTAGCCTAAAGCATGAAGTGGACAGGCAAAAGAAAATGCTGGGTTCATTGAAG AACAAGAACGAGTTATTGTCAAAGGAGGTTCAACAACTTTCAAAGCAATTAGATGAAATCAAACAAG GGAAAAGGTTGACTACTGATACAACTGGTGATCATGcaatgaaagaagagaaggacaCCAGAATACAG ATTCTTGAAAAAACAGTGGAGAGACAGCGAGATGAATTAAAGAAGGAGAGGGAAGAAAATCGAATGGAGAAAAACAGACGAATTAAGACCGAAAAAGCAATAAAGGATTCTTACAGCAATATTGAGCAG GAGAAAGCGAAGTTCATTAATGAACTTGAGAGGCACAAAGAGGCTCTAAAACGATTATCTGAGGAAGTTGAAAAGGTTAAGGATGTTGGCAGTCTTCCTGAG GGAGCAAATGCAGTTCAACTTCTTTCTGGAACCAATGTTGATGACTTAGCTGCTCCATATGTATCTGCTGTTGAAAGCTTTCAGAAGGAAGCTCATTCAGTATTTTCTGAGCTTGGAGACCATCTGAACCTTGGAGATGCAACGACAGTTATGGATACTTCTGCTGCTGCTACAG CTTCTGTGGTGCATGCACCAACCTCTAGTGTCGTATCCTTGCCAGCTGTTGGTGTAAGCGGGTTACCACCTAAAGCCACCACAGATACTGATAAAAGACCTACATTTTCCCGGCCAAGTGCAGAACCCCGTAAAACTGGTAGGAAATTGGTCAGGCCCCGTCTGGTAAAACCTGATGAGCCACAAGGTGACACAGAAATGTCTGATGCCGAAGGATCAGGTAAGCCTGGGCCTTCTGAGGGAGAACCTCAAACTGGTTTTGCTCCATCTCAGCCGGTAGCTCGTAAACGTGTTGCTCCTACCTCTACTTCTGAGTTGCGGGAAGAATCAGTTGCAGTTGGCGAGAAGAATTCCGAGACGCCCATGTTGAAGAAGTCGAAGGGATCAGAATCCCCTGGAGATAGCGGTGAAGATCAACCTGCTACAACTCCAGAACTTAATGGAACTAATCAGGCTTCTGAGGAACTTGAAAGGGGTGAGTTGCCACAAGGTCAAAATGCTGGAGTCGTTGAAGCTCAAAATGAAGATGGCGAAATACCTGTAGGAAAGGATGAGGAAGCCAACGATCCGCAGAACTTGGATGGTACTAATCAAGAGGAATTACATGATGACAAGCCCATTGATTTAGAGGAAAATCAGGATCAAGCAGCTGAAGTGAAAATGGGGTCAGATGATATGCAAAGGGATCAGATTGAGCCAGAAAACCAGCCGTCATTGTTTGCAGTTGCtggtgagagagaagagggagaattATTGCCAGAAACTGGAGAACTTGAGGGTGGTAATGAGGAAAACCAAGATTCTCGGGAAGGTCAACCTGAGCCTGTTAGAACGCCTGAGCCTGTTAGAACGCCTGAACCTTCTCCTACTAGGGCTGATGATGAAGCTCTTGAGGCaggagagatcaattctcctgtGCTTTCAGGTGATGATAAAAATGACGAGGGTGAATTGACTGAGGAGGCTGGTGATACTCTAGACAAGGCGTCCGATGTTAACGAATCAACAGCAGTTGAGACATCTACTGCTGTTGAGAGTGATCAGGTGGCTGAACCTACTCCCAGTGCAAGTGAGGTTGCACCGGCTACTATTGCTGTAGAAAGTAGCTCCTCAAGAATTGTTACAAGGCAAGCTACTATCCATGGTAGTGCCCCTCCTGAAACAGACGATGTAAAGCAGACATCCCCTCTGAACAgttcatcaaccaccataaattTGTTAGAGCGAGCCCGAGAGAGGGCTCAATTGAGACAGGCTGGAGTAGTTTCCACTGGTGGGAGAGCACGTGGAAGAGTTCTGCGTGGTCGAGGCGTACGAGGTCGCGGACGCAGGCCGCCTACTAGCGAGTCTTGA